Within the Stigmatopora argus isolate UIUO_Sarg chromosome 23, RoL_Sarg_1.0, whole genome shotgun sequence genome, the region GCACGACGCTCTCTGCGTCTTGGCGCAGACCGTCAAGGAGCCGCGCACCGTCTACGGGGGAGGTGAGCTTTTTCCCGCCGGCCCCCTCCCAAAACCAGAAGCCTGAGCCGGCCGGGATCGTGCGTCTTCAGGCTGCTCCGAGATGCTGATGGCCAAGGTGGTGAGCGATCTGGCCAACAAGACACCGGGGAAGGAGGCCGTGGCCATGGAGTCCTTTGCCAAGGCCTTGAGGATGGTACCCAAAACGCCGCCTCCTTTACCAGCTCGAGTGGCCCGGACGTGCCAACCAGAACCGTGAAAACGTCCTTCTCTCCTCCTCCAGCTCCCCACCATCATCGCCGACAACGCCGGATACGACAGCGCCGACCTGGTGGCCCAACTGCGCGCGGCGCACCAGGACAACAAGACCACCTTCGGCTTGAGTGAGCGGGCGCACCGACGCGACCGCCCCAAATTGTCGCGACGACGCTCACGGCATTTGGGTCATTTGCGCAGACATGGCGGAAGGCGCGTTGGGCAACATGGCGGAGCTGGGCGTGACCGAGTCCTTCCAGGTGAAGAGGCAGGTGCTGCTCAGCGCCTCCGAGGCGGCCGAGATGATCCTGAGGGTGGACAACATCATCAAAGCGGCGCCCAGGTCAGTCGCCCGAGGGAAGCGGCGGCGCCCGTCCTGTAATCTCTCATGTATGACATCGTCACCGTTTGTCCGCAGGAAGAGAGTTCCCGACCAGCATCCTTGTTAGAGGAAGCCCTCCGCTGAAGATGGATCCTTTCCTCTTTATTTATCTGCGTCACAGCGCAGGGCGTCGGTGGCTAACGCCTGTGTCTTTTGCTATACTTTTGCTTTTGTTGACCAATAAAAATCCCCAAAGTTCCAACAAGCGCAGTTATTTCTAATCCTGTTTACCTCAACGCGCCCTGACATTGGTCTGCCGCTCGTCCCAAATGTCAACACGACTGATTGCGCGCGTGCGCGCTCATCGATTGGAACCCCGTCGGCGGTCCCGCCGCTGATAAGCCGGCGCGCTTCCGCCGCTCGCCATTGCGGAGCCGACGCGGCAGACGAAGCAAGCGGACGCGATGGACGCGGTCAAACTGGCGCTGCTCCTGTTGAGCGCTTCCACCTGCCTGGCTATGCTCAGGTAACAAACGGCCTGCAATTTTCGGGCGTTTCACCGGCGGGCCTTGAGCCGGACCGCCGTTCCAGGGTTCCTCTGCAACGGAGGCGCTCCATCCGCTCTCAGCTGCGCGCCGACGGAGCGCTGGACGAATTTTTGCGCCAGCACCGGCCCGACGCCTTCAGTCGGCGCTACGCTCACTGCTACCCTGCCGGGACGCCGTCGCTGCGCCTGGGGCGCTCCAGCGAGAAGCTCTACAACTTCATGGACGTAAGTGAAGACGGACGGAACGGGGGCCTTTTGAGGTGGTCACCCGCGCGCGCCGTGTTTGGCAGGCCCAGTACTTTGGGCAGATCAGCCTGGGGACTCCCGCGCAGAACTTCTCCGTGGTCTTTGACACGGGATCGGCGGACCTGTGGGTGCCTTCGTCGTACTGCGTCAGCCAAGCTTGCGGTAAAGTTGACGCGTGGCACGGGTGCAGACCTTGAACgtgcacgcgcgcacacacacgctcgcattttctctctctgtctgacCCGCGTTTTTGAGGAGTCAGAACAGTTTGACCGCACTCGGCGATAAGAGGCCAATAACCCACCCACCCGCACGTTCGCAGCGGTGCACAAACGTTTCCGAGCGTTCGAGTCGTCCTCGTACCTCCACGACGGTCGGACCTTCGGCATCCATTACGGATCGGGACACCTGCTCGGGGTGATGGCCAGAGACACGCTCAAGGTGGCCGTCGCCCCCGGCCGCGACGGGAGGGCTCGTCTCCGAGTCCCGTCCCCAGGATTCCTCCTTGTCCGCCCGCGCAGATGGGCCACGTCCGCGTGCTCAACCAAGAGTTCGGGGAGGCGGTGTACGAGCCGGGCTCCACCTTCGTGGTGGCCCGCTTCGACGGCGTGCTGGGCATGGCGTACCCGCCCTTGGCCGAGATTCTGGGAAACCCCGTCTTTGACAGCATGATGGCGCAGGGCTCCCTGGACCAGCCCATGTTCTCCTTCTACCTCAGCAGGTCAACCCCGAGCCCATTTGGTCAGAGCGTCGGTTCGGTGGGCGACAGGCACCGACCGAGGTTTGAGGTTTGCCCCACAGGAAGTCGGGCGGCGGTCGAGACACGGACGGCGAACTCCTGCTGGGCGGCACCGACGAGGCCCTGTACCAGGGAGCCATCAAGTGGCTCCCCGTCACCGCCAAAGGCTACTGGCAGATTCACATGGACAGGTACGGTACTCGCTTTGGCGGTCTCGGGCGTGCAAGTCTCACCGGCCCTCCCTGCCGCGTCTCAGCGTGTCCGTCCAAGGCATCGAGACCTTCTGTCCTCGCGGCTGCGAGGCCATCGTGGACACGGGAACCTCCCTGGTGGCCGGGCCCACCGACCACATCCTCGGCCTGCAGCAGCTCCTCGGAGCCACGCCCACGAGTATCGGAGAGGTGGGCGCGACCGTCGCGTCGCGCCGGCTCACGTAACCCGCGTTCGCGTGCCTCTCAGTTCTTCATCGACTGCGCCCGGTTGTCCAGCTTGCCTCGGGTGACCTTCGTCCTGGGCGGGACGGAGTTCACGCTAACGGCCGATCAGTACGTCAGAAAGGTGAGGGATGGCCGGATGATGTCTCCTCGGCAAATGTGCACATCTGAACCGTGACACGCAGGAGATGCTGGGGGGCAAGGAGCTGTGCCTGAGCGGCTTCATGGCGGTGGACATCGTGACGCCTCAGGGCCCGCTGTGGATCCTGGGAGACGTTTTCCTCACAAAGTTCTACAGCGTCTTCGATCGAGGAAACGACCGCGTTGGATTGGCTCTCGCTCACCATCCTTCCGACCCCTGACAGTAGGATTGTTATTAATAAAAGCATCCGTTATTAAAGCATTTACGTCGTGTCATTTTTGTAATGctctgtgttttgttttggtttttaaacataaaaaaaccctTTTGCCTCCTGAAGGGGTCAGTTAAAAGCCTCTGTAATATGCTCACGTtgcatgtactgccccctgccgaataaaaaaaaaatggaggacgtCACTAATCTTTCCTAATTTTAATATTGCATAATAGCCTCTCCACTGTAACAGCTCACAGCGGAATATAATACTCTTAACACGCTGGATTCTTGACGAACTTACAAAACATTCGTTTATGGTAAAAAGTATCAACATTTCTCATTGAATTGCTCGCTCTGTGTCTGTTACAAGATGGCCGCCGAGGACAACTCGTTTCCGTTGATTCAAAGCATGCGAAAGGGCGCTCAAATTCGCGCTTCCGTTTTACTTCCGGTTCCAGTCCAGTTTCGGCGCGTAAATTTCAATTCAccgtcaaaaaaacaacaaacaattaCGACGTTGACGCTGTACATTTATTTCTGAGTAAGTTAATAATGTCTTTGTTTATACGATAACTGTCACGGCAGAAAAATTAACTCTGAACGCTAATACTGCTGTTAAGTGGAGtctgttataaaaaaaatgagaaaaatacgACTATGCTACTGTTAGCAACGCTCTTGCTAGTTAGCCGTCTGAAGTTCTGTTTGTACGTTGTAAACCTTGTCTTACAAACGCACAATGTACAAGACATGTGCTTCAATGTCACTTAAACGtcaattttctttcaaatatgtatataaatacgGCTTTATCCTTTTAATTGGACTTGACAAGTCCAATTATGTATATAAATACGGGTTTATCCTTTTAATTGGACTTGACAAGTCCAGTATTCGTCTACGTGTGCTCCGGACAGTCACTGTTGACGAGTCCATGAACAATATGCTAAGTGACCGCAAGTCAATGACACGATAACGTAATGTTTTTGGACGCAGTATGCTGTCCAATGTGGAGATCAAggccagagtgagccagccgCTGGAGTTGGCCAAGATGGCGTCCGAACTCAGCCAATCGGAAGGCAGCGTCATCAGGCAGCGGGACACTTTCTTCCACTGCCGTCGAGGACGACTCAAACTGCGAGACTTCACGGTGGGTCAGTCGCTCCGTCGGGCGGACACTCGTCAATCCGCGTTTCGTCCGTCCCGACAGGACGGCTCGGGTCAGCTGATCTTCTACGAGCGTCCCGACGAGGACGGACCCAAACTGTCCCGATACTCCGTGGTCCCCACCTCGGACCCGAGCGGCCTCAAAGTACGACCGCGACGCTTTGCCGTGCGCGCTCCTCCGTGTCTTCAcgtgttagaataatgattaatacccttaaatcattattagtaatatttaattaaaattggaagacatctttcaacataactggttacaacttgcaaggaggtacacttgtgacgtcgtctagtccacaaggcattctacctgggcagtaactgaatcattgtatttaatcgcgacaacCGGAAAACATCGTTATGTAATCAAATCAATTGTCTTagacagtacaataacaccctagaaggttagaaaaacaactgtgtaagaattacagaagtaagcataaaagtttgaaccgacacccaaacaacggtgtaaggaattgcataatattttcattataaggtaaacaaagcattctaaggtaaggtagggggggggggagtgtcGGTGGTCCCAgcataaatcatgaattaatttatagccttattacttattaaaaatgcttacaacacattccataataaatccaacatcaCGTCTCTCCTCTGTGCGTGTTCACGCCAAAGGCGGTGCTTTCCGCCGCCTTGGGGGTGAAAGGCGAGGTGCGTAAGGAGCGCCGTCTCTTCCTGGTGGGTCAAACGCGGGTGCACCTGGACGCTGTGGAAGGCCTGGGGCACTACATGGAACTCGAGGTGTCTCTCGCTTTTTCCCGCGTTAATCGCGTCTTTCAATTGAATTCATCTCTAACGCCAGTTTCGAACACCTTTGCAGGTCGTGATGCGTCCACAACAGACACTGGAGGACGGGCAGAAGGTGTGTATGCTTTTtttctcgtgtgtgtgtgtgtgagaatccTTTCTGTGAATGGTCTCCCTAAATAAATCTTGTGGTGCGCCGGAAGGTGGCTGAGGATTTGATGGACAAGTTGGGCGTGACCAAGGACAGTCTGGTGACGGGCGCCTACGTGGACCTGCTGCTGGAAGGACACGCTGACACGTAAATGAAGCACACTAAACGTCCACACGCAAAATCatatcaaaagaaaataaatgaagtgtGTTAACTCCCAAGCGGCTTTGTCTTTTAAGTCATTGGCGGCCAAACTGTCCTCCAATTGGATGGAATGTCCATGGCCGCCAATGGTGGCGAAACACCATCGCTCGATACCAGTTTCGAATGATTTGAGATCTGTCGATATGTCattttgattgcaaatgtttgaTGACTTTGATGGTTGCCATAGCAACTGGGTTGAAATTgctgagtggaaaaaaaagaggtgaACTTGTAAGATCTTCCACCGGAGGGCGCTGTTTCACTGCAGCTGCAAAGACTCCTGTGATCCAATTTGGAAAACACTGCATATCTTTTTCGATATAAACACTGTTCTGGAAGTGAGTCACTTTATTTGAATTCATGCTAACTGAAATTGCAAAAGtttattgacatttaaaaaaataataataataaaacggcatttttatttttatagaaaCCTGGACTGAAATCCTAAATTTGGTCATCGAGCAGCTTAAGAGCGCCGCTGGCTGGACTTTTTAGCGGCTGGCCGTCTCATTTCCCACCATGCATCGGGTGGGCCACGATTGCCGGAGCGAACTTCCCTCCTCCCTCGCCGCTCTCGCGCACGGTCGTCATGGCGACGGGGCCGCTCCTCCGCACCCACGCCGATCACCCCGATTCTCTCGCCGTGGACGTCGGCGaacgggcgagcgagcgaggagGTGTGTTTTGAATCCCACGCGTTGGAGTGGGAGATAACGTGCGCATGCTCACgtgcaggcgggcgggcgggcgtgcGTGCGTGGGCCGAAGCCGTCAGCCTTCCGCTGGTCCTGCTTCTTCCCGGCTTCATCTCCCGGTCTCCGCAAACTCCTCCCTcttctttttcctcttccaTCATCTTCCTTTTCTTCTCCCCATCAGTCATCGGGATGGAGAAGAAGTCGCCGCTCCGCCGGGTGAGTCGCCGCACACGCCGCCCTCCACTTTTTGGGGGAGGTCGGTTGCTTGTAGCCACCTGTCACGGCGCCGAGGTGGGGGTGGTCGCGGTACTCGAGCCGACGACTGCGTGTGAGTGACGGGAACGCAAGGTAAGATGAGCGGGAGGGCTCACTCCGAGGGGCcgcttgaagttttttttttctgtccaccCCTCGCCCCCCTGAACTTTTTGGTTGGAAAGTCCTTTTCCCTCAAACATGCTAGTCGGGAGGCACCCATTCCACTCTTGGGGCCTTCTTGACAAGCTCCCTTTGCTCGTCTTACGGTGGTTAGCCCAGAGGTATCCAAAGCgctcctcgagggccgctgtgggtgcaggattttgttccaacccatccaaCACAAACCGtgcaaccaatgaggtttctgctgaaaaaaagaagcacctgactgcacttCTAGGatgccagattggtggaaaggtttcctcttacaggttggaacgaaaacctgcacccactgggggcctttctggaatagtttggggtcCACTGGGTGAGCCCCTAGCCCCTTACTGCCCCCCCCACTTTGACATGATCATGTTTCTTGAGCACCTCCTTGACCCCGGCATCTTGTCGTCTTGATATCGCTGGCCTCCTGGATCCCTCCTTCTCCTCATTCTCCACTGGTCCTTTGCGCCATAATGTCTCCTCACCTTCTGGCCGCCTTGACACCTCCTCACGTCTCATCTCCTCAACTTGCGGCCGTCTCCTTTTCCCCGTAGGCTCGTCCGCTCGTGGCCTCCCCCGTCCCCGTCCTTGTTTTGATCCTCTTCGCCTTCTCCTCGTTGGTCTCCACCTCCACTTTTTTTTGCCCTCGTTTCCTTTTCCCCGGCATCCGTTCCCCACCTCGCGCTGGAGCCGAGTTACGTAAGTGCGAGTGTGTAGGCCGTGGCAGATCTGAGAGGATCCGCTCATGCtaggagggggggaaaaaaaagaccactcCGAGCAGGAAGTGCTTCTCTTTGGCACATCACATGGTTGTCTTGGTAACCGGCGAGTCTTCGGAGACAAGTCGGCGTCTCCCGTCCACCGGGCGAGATTTCTTTTTCGGGAGGGGGGCGAaaagaacaagaacaacaagCCGTGGCGCTTGAGCCGCGAGCAATGTGAGAAACTTGACAAGATAACGCAAGAGAACCGTCGTCGGCTCCTGCCACTGGTTGCCATGGTAATGGGAAAAGGGAGCTCTGTTCCCCCCCAAAGCAGGGGTTGCGACCGCAAGCAGATCCGATGTGGATGGGTTCCGCCTCTTCCAAGTTTACTCGCGCTTCAACTTTCCCAACGGCGCTGAATTTCTCCATCGGGCCACCGGCGTTGGATGGAATGTAgacccccctccctcccccaaTGGCGATATTTGAATGTCCTGGCTGGAAAAGCAGATGGCATCCGCTCCAAGATGTCGTTCTGTTCAAATTTCCATCCGGGCTCGCAGAATAGCATGCAATCAAGTGTCTGAAGTGCGCTTATCAGAGAGGTCCAGCTTCTCACCTTTTCCTTCCTGGCATCCGTTCCTTCGCCCACGCGGACAGGAAACGGGAAGCGTGAGTCACGGGAAGTGCCGCAATCTTTTCGGGGAGCGGTGCGGTGGACCTTCTTCTGGCTCTTTTTACTTTGGCGTCGGAGTAACAAAGTCAACGCTAAAAGGAGTCCTTCTTGGCTCCCAAATTGGCCTTTACGCTACTCCATTTGTACGTGTCTCAAAATGGCTTCCGAAGCCAACGGCGCTGGGATTGGGTCTCCACCGAGCTGATGCTTTTGTTTTCTCCTCTGGCCTCCCCTCCCTTCCCCTCGTCCACATCctggacccccccccccatttcccTCTCGCCCTCCCCAGGATGGGCCAAGCGGCTCCGACCACAGCGCCTGAAGATCCACCCATCGCCGCCACCAGCACCGTCCAGCCGAGGCGTCCCGACCAGAACGCGCCGAGCGAACCCCTCCGTGCGGACCGGATCGGACCGTCGGGAGCCTGAAGCGGGCTCGGGATCAGATCGCGCTCCGGAAAAGTTGGGACGGGACCGCCGCCAGCAGGTAGGAGGGCCGCCCACTCCGATGCAACAAAGCCTAACAATCGATCGACCTCGACGCCAAAGTCGGATGAGAGCGCCAAGCGAGAAAAGCCACGTTTGAATTTTTACGGACATTTCGCGCAAGTCGTGATTTGGGGAACGTTTTGTCTCTTTGCGTCACGGGGCCCAAATTTGGGATGGGCCGTATTGTCTTAgtcggtgggtgggtgggtgggtgggccgAAGGACGACATCCCAATGGGGCGTGCCTTTGCTCCATCGCCCCGGCCTTTCTTTGCCGGGGGAAGCGTTAGTAACTAACGTTTAGTTGCTTGACCTCGTAGAAGACAATGCGGGAAAGCTGGGCCCACTCGCTCGCCATTACTTATTCAACGTATGACTGGAGCGCCGTCGCCAGCCCAAAATAAACCACTCGTATCTCGATGACAGAGGGGGGCGTCTTTCACTCAGACGGTTTGCGCTCTCACAAGAGTCTTGTTTCCCATCTAGTCCTCCAGAATCCAATGTCCGCCTCAACCTTAAAAATCCTCTGTTTTTGGATTTCCCATTCTCCCCAATGTCAGGAGGaaaagtggtaaaaaaaaagcctcattcTGACTGCCGAATTTTAAAGTTTATTCTGCCGATATCGCTCTTTTCTAGACATTATTCCCTGAAAAATACAAGCATATTCTGGGAATATGTGGCCGTTTGTGACACTTGATTTGACACGCTCGCCGCAATTTCTGACTTACCGAGCCGAGACTCCCGAGGGCCCCACTTTAAGAGCCCGTCGGCCCTCCGGCTCACGTCAAAAGCCGGCCGGCCAACGAGGCGCCGGGCCAAATCCTTTGGCAAACGCTCGACGCCCGGCATTAGCCAATGTCCTCGACACGTCGGAGCCGGACGTAAAAAGAGCGAGCGTCAGCGGGTAGGATGTCGTTTAAACACGGCAAACTGTGAAAATTTGTTCAGCTGCGTCGCCATAGCAACAGCGAGCATGTagaacgcacgcacgcacgcacacgcacgcacacagagAGTGACACAGTGAGGTTAGCGCCGGATTCCCTGCTATCCCAGTTGCCATGACAACACGGCACCGCCGACTCGCCGGGAATCGAGCGGACGTCTAATTTGGGGCTCGCTCCGCCGACTGGCGGACATCGACTTTCGCCTCCGTTGACAGAATTGGACGAGTCCCCGGGGACCGCGTCCCACCgggaaaagttgttttttttggggtgggtggGACTTTTCTGACTTTGAAAACTGGAAGCCACATCATTTGCCATTATTAGCGTTGCCGTCGATGACGGTCGGTCCCTCCAAAGTTCAAATCTGAAGACGGTCCGACCGACGGCCAACATAAGGAACTTTTTGGGACTAGACTAGTTATTAGAAAGCAAAATGTCTCACCAGTTGGTCCATTGCAAAGTTGTCACACGGTCTGGGATGGGCTCAGCTGTTCAATTACAAGCCTAGTGTATGTTATGATTTTCATTTGTGATATTTTGTTGACTTAAAGGTACTTTTGTAGTCTCTGTCCTTTTTAGCGGGAGAGCCACCCCGCCATCCCGATGGGCGGAGCCATTGACCGGttgcccccctttttttttgcccgGCAGCCACATGCCTGCGAGTCCGGCCGCTGACACCAAACATGATCGCCCACGCCAACAGGCGGTTACTAACGGCAACCCGCCAGGCTCTACCGTCGCCcgggacgacgacggcggcggcaaCGGCGGCGAGGACGCGCCCTCCGGGAACAGCGTGGTGGTCCGCGTCGGCATCCCGGACCTGCAGCAGACGGTAACGCGCACGGTAGCTCGCTCGCCCGGTCGGTCGGCCCCCGCCCGGATGCGGCGAGAGTGCGGTGGAAAGGCGAAAGCCGGGTGAAAGTTTTGCGTCAAacgtgtccgtgtgtccgtctgTGGCTCTCTCAGAAGTGTTTGCGGCTGGACCCCGAGTTGCCCGTTTGGACCAGTAAGCAGAGGGTTCTGGTCACCTTGACTCAGTCTCTGTCGGATGTTTTGAACTATGGTCTCTTCCAGCCGGCGTTCAACGGCCGAGCTGGCAAGTTTCTGGACGAGGAGCGACTTTTGAAAGAGTACCCTCTCCCCCCCATCACGCCCATTCCTTACCTTGAGGTGGGCTTCGGCCGAGGAGCCGCACTGTGTTTGGAATCGGGGGGGGTTCCTGGCGAGAGGTGGCGTGACGCCACGCTACGCGAATGCCGCCTCTCGCGCCAGCCAACTATTCGTCGTCTCAGCCGTGAGCGAACACCAAGCCGTCTTCATCCCGGCTCCGTTCCAATTGGACGATCGGGAAGCACCCGACGATTCCGAACACAGTCccccaaatgttgttttccccGACCGACCGAGCGACACGCTCACCCCTCCCGCCCTTTTCCAGTTTCGTTACAAACGCAGAATTTACACACAGAGTTACTTAGACGACAAGCAACTGGCCAAGCTTCACACCAAAGTAGGCAAAGAATTTTCACGGTCGGGCGGCGGCGATCACCACGGCGGCGCGTGccaacctgtccgtctgtctcagGCCAATCTCAAGCGCTTCATGGAACACGTGCACCAGAAGAATGTGGAGAAGGTTTCCAAATGGCTGGAGAAAGGCCTGGACCCCAACTTCCACGACTCGGACAGCGGAGGTGCGTCGTCGGGGCGGGATCCGTTCTGGGCTTTGCAGGGTAaaccctcctcttcttcttcttctctcccCAGAGTGTCCGCTGACGCTGGCGGTCCAGCTGGAAGAGAGCTGCGAGCTCATCAAAGTCCTCCGCGGCGGCGGGGCTCACTTGGACTTCCGCACCAGAGATGGCATCACCGCTCTGCACCGGGCCGTCCTGTGCCGCAACGGCGCCGCCCTCACGGTGGGTGGAGCCGCCTCCCGCCGGACCCCGGCGCCGGGTTGAGGCGCCGCCACTCGGACCCGGCCGCTGACTCTCTGCTTTGGCGGTAGACCCTCCTGGACTTGGGCGCGTCTCCGGACTACAAGGACAGCAGGGGGCTGACTCCTCTGTATCACTCGGCCATGGTGGGCGGCGCCCCTTACTGCTGCGAGCTTCTACTCCAGGACCACGCCCTGCTCGGTAATCCCAATGCCCTCCTCCTACTTTGCGACCATTTCCTAagtttggaaaaacatttaaacaaacTACCGCTCCGTGGGCCGTTAATTCCTTCAACGTTTGCTTGATGGAATTCGCTCTCGAGAGACTCCCGACTGATAGATGGCCGCCGGTTGTCACGGTTACAGGCATGACCGACGAGAACGGCTGGCAAGAAATCCATCAGGTGACGACGCTCGCTCGGTCGCGGCCGGAACGATAGGCGCCCGACGAGTCGCCTAAACCGTGGCGCGTGCGTCTTCAGGCCTGTCGCCACGGAAACGTGCAGCACCTGGAGCACCTGCTGTTCTACGGGGCCGACATGAGCTCCCAGAATGCTTCGGGAAACACGGCGCTGCACCTTTGCGCTCTGTACAACCAGGTAGGAAGTCGGCGCCCGGCTATTGGCGGGCGCCCTCTAGCGGCCGCCAGGCGAGAACTTTGAGTTTGCGAACGCCTTGTCGATCGGCCGCGTTGCCGCCTCCTGCAGGACAGTTGCGCCAGAGTCTTGCTGTTCCGAGGAGCCGACAAGGACATCAAGAACTACAACAACCAGACGGCCTTTCAGGTCTGCGGCCTTCAAACGAAAGCGTTTGCCGCCATTGACCGCGACGGACGTCCAGTTCACGTTTAACTGAGATCCGGTGATGGTGAACTGGACTTGTCTGCGTTAAATAACGGACTTTGTGCACAGGTGGCCATCATCGCCGGGAACTTTGATTTGGCCGAAATCATCAAGGTCCACAAAAGCTCCGACGTCGGTGAGTGGCGCGCGTCCGCTCGGACGAAAAAAAATCCGTCCGGTCTACGGCTAGACGTTAAAGAAAAAacgtgtgttgtgtgtgtccGTCCAAGTAGTCCCCTTTCGAGAATCTCCGTCCTATATCAAGCGGCGCCGCCTGGGAACCCTCCGGTACCCGGCGGGAAACGGCCTGTCCTCGCCGCGCTCTCTCATTCGCTCGGTCAGCGACAACGCCCTGGAGAGCCCCGCCTCCTCCCCCGGCCCGTCCCTGCAAAGCTTGGAAACGCACCTGGACACGCACTCGCTGCGCCGACACGCGCGCAGGCTCAGGTGAGCGCCGCCGCTTTCTACTAGCATCGGAGCGCCTTTGACTTCCCCCGGAGTCACCGGCGTTCCGGACGTTGGCCGCAGTCCGAGCGGCGCCGGGGCTCACGTGGACGGCAGCCCGCCGTCTTCGCCGCCCCTGCCCTCGCCCCTGCCGCTTACCCCGCAGTCGAGGAAGAGGAGGCTGTACAGCGCCGTGCCGGGGCGCA harbors:
- the nots gene encoding nothepsin isoform X1, producing MDAVKLALLLLSASTCLAMLRVPLQRRRSIRSQLRADGALDEFLRQHRPDAFSRRYAHCYPAGTPSLRLGRSSEKLYNFMDAQYFGQISLGTPAQNFSVVFDTGSADLWVPSSYCVSQACAVHKRFRAFESSSYLHDGRTFGIHYGSGHLLGVMARDTLKMGHVRVLNQEFGEAVYEPGSTFVVARFDGVLGMAYPPLAEILGNPVFDSMMAQGSLDQPMFSFYLSRKSGGGRDTDGELLLGGTDEALYQGAIKWLPVTAKGYWQIHMDSVSVQGIETFCPRGCEAIVDTGTSLVAGPTDHILGLQQLLGATPTSIGEFFIDCARLSSLPRVTFVLGGTEFTLTADQYVRKEMLGGKELCLSGFMAVDIVTPQGPLWILGDVFLTKFYSVFDRGNDRVGLALAHHPSDP
- the nots gene encoding nothepsin isoform X2, with product MDAVKLALLLLSASTCLAMLRVPLQRRRSIRSQLRADGALDEFLRQHRPDAFSRRYAHCYPAGTPSLRLGRSSEKLYNFMDAQYFGQISLGTPAQNFSVVFDTGSADLWVPSSYCVSQACAVHKRFRAFESSSYLHDGRTFGIHYGSGHLLGVMARDTLKMGHVRVLNQEFGEAVYEPGSTFVVARFDGVLGMAYPPLAEILGNPVFDSMMAQGSLDQPMFSFYLSRKSGGGRDTDGELLLGGTDEALYQGAIKWLPVTAKGYWQIHMDSVSVQGIETFCPRGCEAIVDTGTSLVAGPTDHILGLQQLLGATPTSIGELASGDLRPGRDGVHANGRSVRQKGEGWPDDVSSANVHI
- the LOC144069092 gene encoding uncharacterized protein LOC144069092, producing the protein MLSNVEIKARVSQPLELAKMASELSQSEGSVIRQRDTFFHCRRGRLKLRDFTDGSGQLIFYERPDEDGPKLSRYSVVPTSDPSGLKAVLSAALGVKGEVRKERRLFLVGQTRVHLDAVEGLGHYMELEVVMRPQQTLEDGQKVAEDLMDKLGVTKDSLVTGAYVDLLLEGHADT